A stretch of DNA from Lotus japonicus ecotype B-129 chromosome 4, LjGifu_v1.2:
AAATATGTTAAATAGATATACAATACGAACTGATTTCTGTCACTTTGCACTTGGCAATATATAATTTTGCATCACTAATTTCCTATGAGGTTCTTTCTTGCAAGATTTATGCACCTATTAGAGATAAAACCCATTGGTACTTGATGGTAGTGTGCATCCAAGAGGAAGTTATTTACCATCTAGACTCTTACTTGCCTGTTGAAAAAATGGCCTCTAGAAAAGCACACATTCGCGACATGGTATAGACTCAACAGTTGACACTCGGAAACAAATACAGTAGTTATGTGTGCTTTTACCACCAACctttgaaaactttttacaTTTTGCAGGCTGAGGTCATTGCGAAAATGATTCAATCTGACTGTTATCCCACTGGATATATGCAACAAGCATACGCATTGCCAGCATGGGACATTAGTGATGCAAAAGGAATACCAAACTGTGGAAAGAGGTCATAACACTATCATCATTTAATTGATCCGGTTGCATTTTGATTAAATTTCACCTCAGCCATTAACATCAAATTTTGATTTGGGTGAATTGCTTCAGTGATGACTCCTCGATTTGGGTTATAGATTGGATGGACATGGAACATGCTTTCCAAAACAACCTCATCGGCGTGGTTTGTATACGAGATTTCTATTACAATATTTATTTGAATAGAACGCAGACGTGTTGAAACTGATTTGTTGTGTTCACCATTTGTAGTTGAAGGATAAGGTTGTCAGAATGAGGGCAGCGCTGAATATCGTGACTGGGGGGCACAACGAGTACTATGAATCTGTGTTCAAAAAGGCGATGCTGTACTGGAAGTCCATCGTGGACACCAACAAAGTGTGAAATTGACGCTGTCAAACACcaatggagcaacttcagactGAAAGCTATGCCCACGACCAGCCCTTTTGTTGTAATATAATTGGTGGTTTAGTTAAATAATCTTCCAGTTTGGGGTTGTCTCCCACCTTATTTGTATAATTACTGAGACAGAGCACCGCTATTCCTCTGTTATTTTGGAACTATCAGGCCACATTTACTGTATAAGAAGTGGCATCATGTCAACCTAGTGTATAACAATGCTGGGTTATATGTTTTATCGCAAACAATGCACGGTGTGCTTGGTTTTAATGAAACTATTTGGGGTGTATTTGATCCAGTTCCTTATACCAGAGTTCCTTTTTGCCGCTTTACAATATTTGGCCCAATTGTTAACTTTGGGCctatatgcatttttaaaatattttttaaactcTTATAACCTGAAACCTTTCCCTTGGCCCAACGCAAACCAACAATCTCCTTATCGGGCCACACAATATTCAACTGCACCTCGTATACGTTACCATGCTTTGTTGACTTATCCAGAAATTAACGCACCCTTAATTTACCATGCTTTGAGATACCATGAATGTTTCGTAGCACTCATAAAAATCAAGTACATCAATCTCACTTCTGTTCAGGTAACATGAATGCTTAATACACATAATTCCTTAATCAAAAACAAGTACTTAAGTCTCACTAAACGGCGGGGTTTAACATTAATGCTTCATACACATAAACATAATTCAATACAAGTACATGAGTCTGACTTGTGTTTAGTTAACATAAATGCTTAATACACATACACATAATAAAAGTCACACATTAGTCTCACAGTGTTCAGCCACAGCTACCATAGATgcataatacaaacaacatacTTGAAGTACATGAGACTGATTTGTCTTCAGGTCCATGAATGGTTAAGACCCACATTTCATTACAACTTGTCTACAGGTATGTAGACTCCATTATGTACTACATTCTCTACTAATGCCTTTGTTTGTAGGACGCAAGTGCAACAAAAAATAACCCTGCAACAATACAGAAAACTTCACAAATTACCTCAGGTTTTCAAGCTATATTACCAAAATCGAAAATTACAAAACATAATAAAGTATAAACTCATACCGGATTTGTCAGTAATTGATGGTGAATATCTTGGTAGTTAGGCTTCATCATGTGATTGTGTATCACCACCGTACAGTTCCTGCGCCATATCACGACGCTTTATTGTGCCCAGGTGTCCTGCATACACTACACGTAGTCTTTCTACGACGATGACCTTTCGTGCCCGATGTACTTGCACCACCATATGCGCGCTTGGCACGGTCGGGGTTCCTCAACGGGACAGATTGATTGTTTTCATCAATGTTGTCATGTaccgtgttgtcctttttcttctctttcagtCTTTCAGTATGTGTAGTAATAAGGTGTCTAGTGCTTGTGAAATCTTCAACCGAGTCACCGGCCAATTTGCACATTTCTCTACAACCATTTAGTAACACTGCATGGTGAGCCATGTTAACAGAACCCCAATTACCACTGACATCAGCAGCATAACATTCAATTACATCTCTAGCACGTTTGGTCCACCTATGCAGCACAAGACTAGGTGGAATTTCATGCATACCTAAAATTACCATAACAGCTATAATATGCTCACATGGAAGCCCAATTGACTCCATCCGTTGACAAGAACATTTCAGCATTGGTGTTGGTGGATAAAAAGATACATGCCATTCCTTGCTCGGTGTTCGAAACTTCGAAACTGTGAATATCTTGAAAGTGGCAGTGCTTCTACGACCACTAACATACACTAAGAATGCTTTAACAATAACACCCCAAAATTTCTCAAATATGGCCGGCGTGTACACAGAGGCAGCTGACTTCTCAAGTAGCTTGAAGGGAGTTTCTAGGGGTGCCTTCCCAACAACCGATGACAACTTTGCTTCTTCCTCCCTAAACCGCATAAAATTCAAACATCTGTGAAAGTGTTTTAAAAACTCTGAAAGGTTATACCTTGAATGTATGAACTTCTTGATTTCTAAATGCAAACTCTCACATCTTGATGTTGTGCGAAACCCAGCAAAAAAACAGCCCCTTATATGAGCTACTGCCCATATCTTTCTATTTTCATAATGTTCCATCACCCATTCATTGTCTTCCAAACCGAATTTTGATACAACAGATTCCCACTTATGTTTGAATTCACCCACCTCATAGTCAACCaacatgcatcttttgaactgTTGAGTGAAACCTGGAATCTTTATGTTTCTTGTAGCATTCTGCAGCAAGTGCCAGGCACATAATCTATGATGAGCACTAGGAAATACTGTGGTAATTGCATTTTTCATTGACAAATGCCCATCAGTAATTACAGATGTAGGAAACTTTCCTCTCATTGCCTCAAGAAATCTTTCAAGTAGCCAAACATATGTCTCTTCACTTTCATTTGCAATTATTGCACAGGCAAACACCGTTGTTTGGTTGTGGTTGTTTAGTCCAGAAAAT
This window harbors:
- the LOC130712257 gene encoding protein FAR1-RELATED SEQUENCE 5-like produces the protein MRNAGIGVTGVYNLIASQSGGFDRVPFTKMHLHNQIGKQRRQLKSDVENAILYLKDLRKKDPAMFWRHHANEDGKVELLFWADGISQKNYEVFGDVVAFDATYGKNKYQYPFVIFSGLNNHNQTTVFACAIIANESEETYVWLLERFLEAMRGKFPTSVITDGHLSMKNAITTVFPSAHHRLCAWHLLQNATRNIKIPGFTQQFKRCMLVDYEVGEFKHKWESVVSKFGLEDNEWVMEHYENRKIWAVAHIRGCFFAGFRTTSRCESLHLEIKKFIHSRYNLSEFLKHFHRCLNFMRFREEEAKLSSVVGKAPLETPFKLLEKSAASVYTPAIFEKFWGVIVKAFLVYVSGRRSTATFKIFTVSKFRTPSKEWHVSFYPPTPMLKCSCQRMESIGLPCEHIIAVMVILGMHEIPPSLVLHRWTKRARDVIECYAADVSGNWGSVNMAHHAVLLNGCREMCKLAGDSVEDFTSTRHLITTHTERLKEKKKDNTVHDNIDENNQSVPLRNPDRAKRAYGGASTSGTKGHRRRKTTCSVCRTPGHNKAS